The Nerophis lumbriciformis linkage group LG15, RoL_Nlum_v2.1, whole genome shotgun sequence genome window below encodes:
- the LOC140679445 gene encoding C-C motif chemokine 17-like, which translates to MRNPAVTMKTLVLLTLMCFLQVSLCSVIMMKNDECCPNSSKIRIPFQNVRHVKTTPEGCEPQAIVVQTVANKTFCLDPSWKRAINLLEEFEGHQPPTHLHRNQVRR; encoded by the exons ATGAGAAACCCAGCTGTCACCATGAAGACACTTGTACTGCTCACGCTGATGTGTTTCCTGCAAGTCAGCTTGTGTTCAG TCATCATGATGAAGAACGACGAATGCTGCCCCAACAGCTCAAAAATACGTATCCCATTCCAAAATGTCCGGCATGTAAAAACAACACCAGAGGGCTGCGAGCCCCAAGCCATTGT AGTCCAAACAGTGGCGAATAAAACTTTTTGCCTTGACCCCAGCTGGAAGAGGGCAATAAATCTGTTGGAAGAATTTGAGGGCCATCAGCCACCAACACATCTCCACCGGAACCAagtgcgccgctag
- the LOC140679446 gene encoding C-C motif chemokine 17-like, translating to MRNPAVTMKTLVLLTLMCFLQVSMCSVSPHMMKNDECCPNSSKIRIPFQNVRHVKTTPEGCEPQAIVVETVANKTFCLDPSWKRAINLLEKFEGHQPPTHLHRNQVRR from the exons ATGAGAAACCCAGCTGTCACCATGAAGACACTTGTACTGCTCACGCTGATGTGTTTCCTGCAAGTCAGCATGTGTTCAG TCAGCCCACACATGATGAAGAACGACGAATGCTGCCCCAACAGCTCAAAAATACGTATCCCATTCCAAAATGTCCGGCATGTAAAAACAACACCAGAGGGCTGCGAGCCCCAAGCCATTGT AGTCGAAACAGTGGCGAATAAAACTTTTTGCCTTGACCCCAGCTGGAAGAGGGCAATAAATCTGTTGGAAAAATTTGAGGGCCATCAGCCACCAACACATCTCCACCGGAACCAagtgcgccgctag